In the genome of Streptomyces sp. NBC_00190, one region contains:
- a CDS encoding serine hydrolase domain-containing protein: MRSSKTFTLTCVHLLLGAALAPGCTLSRAESAAKQCPAGQVSRGGTCIPADTAAFTRQQVADALKKYKLTAAMAEVWVDGERVSAAAAGETVTGFPATTDMRLRIGSVAIPYMTTELLKLVDEGKVTLDDKISRWRPDLPHADEITLKMLASASSGYADYVTDKAFIADLYKDPFQFWTGEERVQIAVSKPLVLPPGSGFAYSHANWVILGDIISRMRGKPLGEVMREDVLGPMGLTHTDISSRAEIPAPVLHGFDNERGVFEDATYWNPSWTMAEGAVMTGTLEDMAKSFAAIGEGKLLTPESHKVQLTPVVKIKGNAWFALGLPVQNTWILQNPSFAGYAGTVAYLPSKKIAIATVATQGLGSTVQNASSNVLEAIANHLAPERPVNLG; this comes from the coding sequence GTGCGCAGTTCCAAGACCTTCACCCTCACCTGCGTGCACCTTCTTCTGGGCGCCGCGCTGGCGCCCGGCTGCACCCTCAGCCGGGCCGAGAGCGCCGCGAAGCAGTGCCCGGCCGGCCAGGTGTCCCGAGGCGGCACCTGCATTCCGGCCGATACCGCGGCCTTCACCAGGCAGCAGGTGGCCGACGCGCTCAAGAAGTACAAACTGACCGCGGCTATGGCCGAGGTGTGGGTCGACGGCGAGCGGGTCTCGGCCGCCGCGGCCGGGGAGACGGTGACGGGCTTCCCCGCGACGACGGACATGCGCCTTCGCATCGGCTCGGTCGCGATCCCCTATATGACGACCGAGCTGCTGAAGCTGGTCGACGAGGGCAAGGTCACGCTCGACGACAAGATCTCCCGCTGGCGCCCGGACCTTCCGCACGCGGACGAGATCACGCTGAAGATGCTGGCCTCCGCCTCCTCCGGGTACGCGGACTACGTCACGGACAAGGCCTTCATCGCCGATCTGTACAAGGACCCCTTCCAGTTCTGGACGGGTGAGGAGCGCGTGCAGATCGCGGTCTCCAAGCCCCTGGTGCTGCCCCCCGGTTCGGGCTTCGCCTACTCGCACGCCAACTGGGTGATCCTGGGCGACATCATTTCCAGGATGAGGGGCAAGCCCCTGGGTGAGGTGATGCGCGAGGACGTCCTCGGGCCGATGGGCCTGACCCACACCGACATCTCGTCCAGGGCCGAGATCCCCGCGCCGGTGCTCCACGGCTTCGACAACGAGCGGGGCGTGTTCGAGGACGCCACCTACTGGAATCCGTCGTGGACGATGGCGGAGGGCGCGGTGATGACCGGAACGCTGGAGGACATGGCGAAGTCCTTCGCGGCGATCGGCGAGGGGAAGCTGCTGACGCCCGAGTCGCACAAGGTTCAGCTCACCCCCGTCGTGAAGATCAAGGGGAACGCCTGGTTCGCCCTGGGTCTGCCGGTGCAGAACACCTGGATCCTCCAGAACCCGTCCTTCGCCGGCTACGCGGGCACGGTCGCGTACCTGCCGTCCAAGAAGATCGCCATCGCCACGGTGGCGACCCAGGGCCTCGGCAGCACCGTCCAGAACGCCAGCTCGAACGTCCTGGAGGCGATCGCCAACCATCTGGCCCCGGAGCGGCCCGTGAACCTGGGGTGA